In Dermacentor silvarum isolate Dsil-2018 chromosome 2, BIME_Dsil_1.4, whole genome shotgun sequence, the following proteins share a genomic window:
- the LOC119440234 gene encoding uncharacterized protein LOC119440234, with amino-acid sequence MFRLSVRALVTVLLYLLLPEFAFLSCSVRVCLLFRVSMSNGDGVNRGGGKTGAPRFVYTREERELLRNLVVRYRAVIENRKTDNTSKRAKDSAWEKLTEEYNSQPGIRRVTVVQLRKLWDNEKSKWKKKDSEEKRDFYATGGGPPTCRPMSPSLALVGAAASHIGTRLPNPYDSDGSHMSQPVMSLPPARTIEVMVTGNQGSMDEWLEGRIGKSCWHVVACCAMTACVYTVCEM; translated from the exons ATGTTTCGTTTGTCCGTGCGTGCTCTTGTTACTGTACTCTTGTATTTACTGCTGCCGGAATTTGCTTTTCTATCGTGTTCTGTGCGCGTTTGTTTGCTCTTTCGTGTGAGTATGAGCAACGGCGACGGTGTCAATCGTGGTGGCGGCAAAACCGGCGCGCCCAGGTTTGTTTACACGCGTGAAGAACGGGAACTGCTCCGTAATCTGGTGGTGAGGTACAGAGCGGTTATTGAAAACCGCAAGACTGATAACACTTCGAAGCGCGCCAAGGACAGTGCCTGGGAGAAGCTGACTGAGGAATACAACAGCCAGCCAGGCATTCGTCGTGTCACAGTGGTGCAGCTGCGGAAGCTGTGGGACAACGAAAAATCGAAGTGGAAAAAGAAAGATTCGGAAGAAAAGCGGGATTTCTACGCAACAG GGGGTGGGCCACCTACCTGCCGGCCAATGAGCCCATCATTGGCGCTTGTCGGGGCGGCTGCCTCGCACATTGGGACACGGCTCCCAAACCCCTACGACAGCGACGGATCCCATATGAGCCAGCCAGTGATGTCGCTGCCACCCGCGCGTACCATTGAAGTTATGGTGACAGGCAATCAAGGCAGCATGGACGAGTGGCTTGAAGGCAGAATTGGCAAGAGCTGTTGGCATGTTGTAGCGTGTTGTGCTATGACTGCATGCGTGTATACTGTTTGTGAGATGTGA